In Deinococcus proteolyticus MRP, a single genomic region encodes these proteins:
- the rpmF gene encoding 50S ribosomal protein L32, with the protein MSKKPVPKKKTSKSKRDMRRSHHALSMPALGECPQCHAKKLSHHVCPSCGYYNGRQVLSV; encoded by the coding sequence ATGTCCAAGAAGCCCGTTCCTAAGAAGAAGACCAGCAAGAGCAAGCGCGACATGCGCCGCAGCCACCACGCCCTGAGCATGCCCGCCCTGGGCGAGTGCCCCCAGTGCCACGCCAAGAAGCTGAGCCACCACGTGTGCCCCAGCTGTGGCTACTACAACGGCCGCCAGGTGCTGAGCGTCTAA
- a CDS encoding helix-turn-helix domain-containing protein — MSDDGLPLERLTRLEARLAALEQQIEALQTDLPTAARSGTARPNPSEDRAWALLTLQEQLPGGAVLFAGHAQLGAGGDWVWQETHPVSALLDRDWSAVSASLAALGHPLRLALLRAALEGPQAASVLGEQVGLSGGQLYHHLRELQAAGWLHAHARGPYRVPGERVIPLLTVLAACGLREAGPPPEPSPAL; from the coding sequence ATGAGTGATGACGGCCTCCCGCTGGAGCGGTTGACCCGCCTGGAAGCGCGGCTGGCGGCGTTGGAACAGCAGATAGAAGCCCTGCAGACGGATCTCCCTACGGCCGCCCGATCCGGGACGGCCCGGCCCAACCCCTCTGAAGACCGCGCCTGGGCGCTGCTGACCCTGCAAGAACAGTTGCCCGGCGGCGCGGTGCTGTTTGCCGGGCACGCGCAGCTGGGCGCAGGCGGCGACTGGGTGTGGCAGGAAACCCACCCGGTCTCTGCCCTGCTGGACCGGGACTGGTCGGCGGTGTCTGCGTCCCTAGCGGCGCTGGGGCACCCGCTGCGGCTGGCGTTGCTGCGGGCGGCACTGGAAGGACCGCAGGCTGCGTCGGTGCTGGGCGAACAGGTGGGCCTTAGCGGTGGGCAGCTATACCATCACCTGCGCGAACTCCAGGCAGCTGGCTGGCTACACGCCCACGCGCGGGGGCCTTACCGCGTGCCGGGTGAGCGCGTTATTCCCCTGCTGACCGTGCTGGCTGCCTGTGGGCTGCGTGAAGCTGGCCCCCCACCAGAGCCCAGCCCAGCACTGTAG
- a CDS encoding serine hydrolase, with the protein MLKPLLSVFVLALAVTASAAAQSGPAAPASTSAQAAAKAEVDTLSLLLTLLRERPQDVALSVYPVTPGQPLPAPLLAHNAAQPMPLASSFKIVVLAAYAQAVAAGELDPQQPVTLAEWESFYVLQDGGAHAEALKSLNIPADAFGRAKDGTHAVPLDTLARAMIQFSDNAATDVLLTRLGRGRIDAAVQRLGLSGQQPVAPVSGVFAAWSAPSAAELLTLSPQQRADRFWHEAAQLAAWPSRRQPARIIFTALQKDAALGRQLQNSTFPAGTTADYAQLMAGVLGADTGQFSAEEQAVMRRHLGWLTEVSPENAAVFSAIYLKGGNLDQGVLTQNYALTPSQGPNAGQSIAVSLFLRNLPSEQAPPLQAALNEWMLRLAYDPVAQAAVREALRPLP; encoded by the coding sequence ATGCTGAAACCTTTGCTGTCTGTCTTTGTGCTGGCGCTGGCTGTAACTGCGTCAGCTGCGGCCCAGTCCGGTCCTGCTGCTCCTGCTTCCACCTCAGCCCAAGCCGCAGCAAAGGCTGAAGTTGACACGCTCTCGCTGCTGCTCACCCTGCTGCGCGAAAGGCCACAGGACGTGGCGCTGAGCGTGTATCCAGTCACGCCGGGTCAGCCGCTGCCCGCCCCGCTGCTGGCCCACAACGCCGCCCAGCCGATGCCACTGGCGAGTTCGTTCAAGATCGTGGTGCTGGCGGCCTACGCGCAGGCGGTGGCGGCCGGCGAGCTGGACCCGCAGCAGCCGGTCACGCTGGCCGAATGGGAAAGTTTCTACGTCTTGCAGGACGGTGGCGCCCACGCGGAGGCCCTCAAAAGCCTGAACATTCCCGCCGATGCCTTTGGGCGTGCCAAAGACGGCACGCACGCGGTGCCGCTGGATACCTTGGCCCGCGCCATGATTCAGTTCAGCGACAATGCTGCCACCGACGTTCTCCTGACCCGGCTGGGCCGTGGACGGATAGATGCAGCGGTGCAGCGCCTGGGCCTGAGCGGACAGCAACCGGTAGCTCCGGTGTCCGGTGTGTTTGCTGCCTGGAGCGCTCCGAGTGCCGCTGAACTCCTTACGCTGTCCCCGCAGCAGCGGGCCGACCGCTTCTGGCATGAGGCCGCGCAGTTGGCTGCCTGGCCGAGCCGCCGTCAGCCAGCGCGCATCATCTTCACGGCGCTCCAGAAGGACGCAGCGCTGGGCCGGCAGCTGCAAAATTCCACTTTTCCGGCCGGTACCACTGCCGACTACGCCCAGCTGATGGCTGGCGTGCTGGGCGCGGATACCGGACAATTCTCTGCGGAAGAACAGGCAGTGATGCGCCGGCACTTAGGCTGGCTGACCGAAGTGAGTCCTGAAAATGCCGCCGTGTTCAGCGCCATCTATCTCAAGGGGGGCAATCTGGACCAGGGCGTGCTCACCCAGAACTACGCGCTGACACCCTCGCAGGGTCCCAACGCCGGGCAGAGCATAGCGGTCAGCCTGTTCTTGCGCAATCTGCCCTCCGAACAGGCGCCCCCGCTTCAGGCAGCGCTGAACGAATGGATGCTGCGCCTCGCCTACGACCCGGTCGCGCAAGCGGCAGTGCGGGAAGCGCTGAGGCCACTGCCTTGA